A genomic window from Ignavibacteria bacterium includes:
- a CDS encoding methylenetetrahydrofolate reductase: MKVIEHLNKAKGSQKPLISFEVIPPKRGGDITQLFNVIGDVMKYEPPFIDVTSRAAEVEYRETPQGIQKKVIRKRPGTIGISVAIKNHFNIDTVPHILCLGFTREETEDALIELNYLGIENILAIRGDDLGYHKPIPEYKSQNRFAYELIQQVNNMNNGRYLEEDLLDAKPTKFCIGVSGYPEKHFEAPNMKVEVDHVKQKIASGGDYVVTQMFYDNKVYFDFVNRCREAGITAPIIPGLKVLTAKSHLFNIPKNFYINIPEELSGEILEAKDEHVMEIGAKWTAKQAEELLNNGAPSLHFYIMQSAKPINKMFGHLKM, translated from the coding sequence ATGAAAGTAATTGAACATTTAAATAAGGCAAAAGGCAGTCAAAAGCCGCTGATAAGCTTTGAGGTCATACCTCCAAAGCGCGGCGGTGATATTACACAGCTTTTTAATGTTATAGGCGATGTGATGAAGTATGAGCCTCCGTTCATAGATGTTACTTCTCGCGCAGCAGAAGTTGAATACAGGGAAACACCGCAGGGCATTCAGAAGAAAGTAATTCGTAAACGGCCCGGTACTATAGGTATAAGCGTTGCGATAAAAAATCATTTTAACATTGATACCGTTCCCCACATTTTATGCCTTGGCTTTACACGCGAAGAGACCGAAGACGCGTTAATTGAGCTTAACTACCTGGGTATTGAAAATATTCTCGCAATACGCGGTGATGACCTGGGATATCATAAACCGATACCGGAATATAAATCACAGAACCGCTTTGCTTATGAGCTGATACAGCAGGTCAACAATATGAATAACGGCAGGTATCTTGAAGAAGACCTGCTTGACGCCAAACCGACAAAATTCTGTATTGGCGTAAGCGGTTACCCCGAAAAACATTTTGAAGCGCCAAATATGAAGGTTGAAGTTGACCATGTTAAGCAGAAGATCGCAAGCGGGGGAGATTATGTAGTAACGCAGATGTTCTACGATAATAAGGTGTACTTTGATTTTGTGAACCGCTGCCGCGAAGCGGGTATAACTGCGCCGATAATTCCCGGGCTTAAAGTGCTTACAGCTAAATCTCACCTGTTCAACATACCAAAGAATTTTTACATCAACATTCCCGAAGAGCTCTCAGGCGAGATCCTTGAAGCGAAAGATGAACATGTAATGGAAATAGGCGCAAAATGGACAGCTAAACAGGCTGAAGAGCTGCTTAATAACGGCGCGCCAAGCCTGCATTTTTATATAATGCAATCTGCAAAGCCTATAAATAAGATGTTCGGGCATTTGAAAATGTAA
- a CDS encoding class II aldolase/adducin family protein yields MGLKYELIQYSKLCGEAGFVKAYDGNLSVRTKKNYILSTASKTNKSIIKPADLVKCDLKGKKHSGKRQLSTELKLHLYIYSKRKDVNAVIHTHPIYITSYAAAGKKLPANILPEVYMQFGSIPLAPYAAPSTDEVPASIEPFVMERNAVILSNHGLVAYGKTIEEAYYITQKLEQYAQICFNAKLLGGAKAISAAQLKKLDALKDTVYKSK; encoded by the coding sequence TTGGGACTTAAGTACGAATTAATACAATATTCAAAACTTTGCGGCGAAGCCGGTTTTGTAAAAGCTTATGACGGAAACCTGAGCGTACGGACCAAAAAGAATTACATCCTTTCAACTGCATCAAAAACAAATAAATCAATTATCAAACCTGCAGATCTTGTTAAGTGTGATCTAAAGGGCAAGAAGCACTCAGGCAAAAGACAGCTTTCCACAGAGCTTAAGCTTCATCTCTATATATACAGCAAGCGTAAAGATGTGAACGCTGTGATACATACACACCCGATCTATATCACTTCATACGCAGCGGCTGGCAAAAAATTGCCGGCAAATATACTGCCTGAAGTTTACATGCAGTTCGGAAGTATTCCTTTAGCGCCGTATGCAGCTCCATCAACGGATGAAGTGCCTGCATCAATTGAGCCGTTTGTTATGGAGCGTAATGCGGTAATTCTCAGCAATCACGGTTTGGTTGCTTACGGCAAAACAATAGAAGAAGCGTATTACATCACCCAAAAACTTGAGCAGTATGCGCAGATATGTTTTAACGCAAAATTGCTGGGTGGAGCGAAAGCTATCTCCGCAGCGCAGCTTAAAAAGCTTGACGCGCTTAAGGACACAGTTTATAAAAGTAAATAA
- a CDS encoding D-alanine--D-alanine ligase, with product MNIIVLTGGNSAERNVALASGRSVAGALRESGHNVKVIDPVYGASQPDEERIFDDRPVIGKEFPTAEELHRYSSRKVMECIGSEHFDNTDVVFLALHGKFGEDGRIQSLLEMRGVKYTGSGVTSSAMAMDKNISKIMFTHNNISTPKWFMLKKGDRTELQVDENIKLQVGYPAVIKPNDEGSTVGLSIVQPDVEDVQLGKALKDAFAYSDNVMAEEYIEGRELTVAVIGGEALPVVEIKPKSGFYDYVHKYTKGFTDYFCPADLPEKLAEHIQQQAIIAHNALGCEVYSRVDFRLNSGGEAYCLEVNTLPGMTELSLVPKAASAVGMNFGSLLNRIIELSLNK from the coding sequence TTGAATATAATTGTACTTACCGGCGGTAATTCCGCTGAAAGGAATGTAGCATTAGCCTCAGGAAGATCAGTTGCCGGGGCTTTGAGAGAATCAGGCCATAACGTAAAAGTTATTGACCCGGTTTACGGAGCTTCTCAGCCTGATGAGGAGCGAATTTTTGACGACAGGCCAGTCATAGGAAAAGAATTCCCAACCGCGGAAGAGCTTCACAGGTACAGCAGCCGTAAGGTGATGGAGTGTATTGGCTCAGAGCATTTTGATAATACTGATGTTGTATTCCTTGCATTGCACGGCAAGTTTGGGGAAGATGGCAGGATACAATCACTGCTGGAAATGCGCGGAGTAAAATATACAGGCTCGGGTGTAACATCAAGCGCAATGGCTATGGATAAGAACATTTCAAAGATAATGTTCACTCACAATAATATATCCACACCAAAATGGTTCATGCTCAAAAAAGGTGACCGCACTGAACTGCAGGTAGATGAAAATATTAAGCTTCAGGTTGGTTACCCCGCAGTTATAAAGCCGAATGATGAAGGTTCAACGGTCGGACTTTCAATAGTTCAGCCCGATGTTGAAGACGTTCAACTTGGAAAGGCTCTTAAAGATGCATTTGCATATTCAGATAATGTGATGGCGGAAGAATATATAGAAGGCAGGGAGCTTACAGTTGCCGTAATAGGCGGGGAAGCGCTGCCCGTAGTTGAGATCAAGCCCAAAAGCGGGTTTTATGATTACGTCCATAAATATACCAAAGGATTTACTGATTATTTCTGCCCCGCTGACCTTCCGGAGAAGCTTGCTGAACACATTCAGCAGCAGGCTATAATTGCGCATAATGCTCTGGGGTGCGAGGTTTATTCAAGGGTTGATTTCAGGCTGAACAGCGGGGGCGAAGCGTACTGCCTGGAAGTGAACACACTGCCGGGTATGACTGAGCTAAGCCTTGTGCCAAAAGCGGCAAGCGCTGTTGGCATGAATTTCGGTTCGCTTTTAAACAGAATTATTGAGTTAAGTTTGAATAAATAA
- a CDS encoding septum formation initiator family protein: protein MKEDSFGKNIVKYIYHRRKFFIYLLVLLAILSYAVFGKKGILQRVELEMENRELKEKLKAEQDKSLILQKEIEEIKTSDKKIEKVAREKYNMVKDGEEIYKVVTDSTK from the coding sequence ATGAAAGAAGACAGCTTCGGCAAAAATATTGTTAAGTATATTTACCACAGGCGTAAATTTTTTATTTACCTGCTTGTACTGCTTGCCATTCTTTCATACGCTGTTTTCGGTAAAAAAGGGATCCTGCAGAGAGTTGAGCTTGAAATGGAGAACCGCGAGCTTAAGGAAAAGCTAAAAGCAGAGCAGGATAAATCATTGATACTGCAAAAAGAAATTGAAGAGATAAAAACATCAGATAAGAAGATCGAAAAGGTTGCACGTGAAAAATACAATATGGTTAAAGATGGCGAAGAGATATACAAAGTAGTTACTGACAGTACAAAATAA
- a CDS encoding type II toxin-antitoxin system HicB family antitoxin, giving the protein MKLQKTIKAVIKNGEQSGYVAEALDIPVVTQGATLDEVAENLKEAVELFLEGEDPSEFGFDKNPGLIVTFELEPVYA; this is encoded by the coding sequence ATGAAACTACAAAAGACAATAAAGGCTGTAATTAAAAATGGTGAACAAAGCGGATATGTTGCGGAAGCTTTGGATATTCCGGTAGTTACTCAGGGAGCTACATTAGACGAAGTGGCTGAAAACCTGAAGGAAGCTGTCGAATTGTTCCTGGAAGGCGAAGACCCTTCTGAATTCGGATTTGATAAAAATCCGGGTTTGATAGTTACTTTTGAACTTGAGCCTGTTTATGCCTAA
- a CDS encoding type II toxin-antitoxin system HicA family toxin, whose amino-acid sequence MPKLKVLSGLEVLNIFIKFGFESISQKGSHIKIRRLHDEGKQTLIVPNHKQLDTGTLRGILKQASKFIPLDDLKKYFYTE is encoded by the coding sequence ATGCCTAAGCTTAAAGTACTTTCCGGACTTGAAGTGCTGAATATTTTTATAAAATTTGGTTTTGAAAGTATTTCTCAAAAAGGCAGCCATATTAAAATCAGAAGACTTCATGATGAAGGAAAGCAAACCCTGATAGTACCTAATCATAAACAGCTTGATACAGGAACCTTAAGAGGAATATTAAAACAAGCATCAAAATTTATTCCTTTAGATGATTTAAAAAAATATTTTTATACAGAATGA
- a CDS encoding M42 family metallopeptidase, translating into MNNIVTTLKDILAINSPTGYTIEVINHLEKLFSGLDVIITKTNKGSLLVSFVKDPELIVTGHIDTLGAMVKEIKDDGTLEITRIGGLELNSFEGEYVTVRNFKGELYRGTFLLNNPASHVNKKLGETKRSTDNMSIRLDELVRSAEDVIKLGISVGDFVFYDTRFEYTKSGFVKSRFLDDKACAAVMIELIKEYAASGSKPNAGFYFSNYEEVGHGSCVGIPDSAKELLVLDMAVIGEGCAGKEDKLSICVKDSTGPYDFTMTNKLRELAIKHKIDFVTDIYPYYGSDGSAALAAGYDVRVGLIGPGVSASHGVERTHEKALDETYKLTKLYIENY; encoded by the coding sequence ATGAATAACATTGTAACAACATTAAAAGATATCCTTGCAATAAATTCACCAACAGGATATACCATTGAAGTTATTAACCACCTCGAAAAATTATTTTCAGGGCTTGATGTAATAATTACCAAAACCAATAAAGGCTCATTGCTTGTAAGCTTTGTAAAAGATCCTGAGCTGATAGTTACAGGGCATATTGATACTCTTGGCGCAATGGTTAAGGAAATAAAAGATGACGGTACACTTGAAATTACACGCATCGGGGGACTTGAGCTGAATTCCTTTGAGGGTGAGTATGTTACGGTTCGGAATTTTAAAGGTGAGCTTTACCGCGGGACGTTTCTGCTTAACAATCCAGCAAGCCATGTGAATAAAAAGCTGGGTGAAACCAAACGCAGCACAGATAACATGTCGATAAGGCTTGATGAGCTTGTAAGATCAGCCGAGGATGTAATAAAGCTTGGTATAAGCGTTGGTGATTTTGTTTTCTACGATACAAGGTTTGAATACACCAAAAGCGGGTTTGTAAAAAGCCGCTTCCTTGATGATAAGGCATGCGCCGCCGTAATGATAGAGCTTATAAAAGAGTATGCAGCATCAGGCAGTAAGCCGAATGCCGGATTTTATTTTTCAAACTACGAAGAAGTCGGTCATGGCTCATGCGTGGGTATCCCGGATTCCGCGAAGGAATTGCTGGTTCTTGATATGGCAGTAATTGGTGAAGGCTGCGCCGGGAAAGAAGATAAGCTTTCTATATGTGTAAAGGATTCAACCGGGCCATATGATTTCACAATGACAAACAAGCTTCGCGAGCTTGCAATTAAGCATAAAATTGATTTCGTGACGGATATTTACCCATATTACGGCTCAGATGGCTCCGCAGCCCTGGCTGCAGGGTATGATGTGCGGGTAGGTTTGATAGGTCCTGGTGTATCAGCATCCCACGGTGTTGAGCGTACACATGAGAAGGCTTTGGATGAAACTTATAAATTGACGAAGTTATATATAGAGAATTATTAA
- a CDS encoding replication-associated recombination protein A, with protein sequence MRPKTLDDFAGQKHLIGDGKPIRKMIENNNVFSMIFWGPPGVGKTTLALIIANSVNAEFIQLSAVSSGVKDVRTAIEKAELNRKHLSRKTILFIDEIHRFNKAQQDSLLHSVESGVITLIGATTENPSFEVISPLLSRCRVYILEDLSEDELMLLAENALTKDEELKQLKIDIQDKKLLLQFSGGDARRLLNGLDLAVRSTAPDSSGIINITNDVLKEAYQKNYIRYDKDAEEHYNIISAFIKSIRGSDPDAAVYWLARMLKGGEDPKFIARRMVVLASEDIGNADPYGLIMATSAFTAIDYIGMPEAQLVLAQAATYLASAPKSNASYLAISKAKEDVDLTGELGVPLHLRNAPTKLMKNLDYGKEYKYSHDYEGHFTEQQYLPEELKDKVYYKPAGIGEEARILERLINWWKNKKR encoded by the coding sequence ATGCGGCCCAAAACTCTTGATGATTTTGCAGGGCAGAAGCATCTTATTGGCGACGGCAAGCCCATACGGAAAATGATAGAGAACAATAATGTGTTCTCTATGATCTTCTGGGGGCCGCCGGGTGTAGGGAAAACCACGCTTGCGCTTATTATTGCAAACAGCGTGAATGCAGAGTTCATTCAGCTCTCAGCAGTATCATCGGGGGTTAAGGATGTACGAACAGCAATAGAAAAAGCTGAATTGAACCGGAAACATCTATCACGTAAAACCATATTATTCATAGATGAAATTCACCGTTTCAATAAGGCGCAGCAGGATTCACTGCTGCATTCGGTTGAAAGCGGTGTTATAACACTGATCGGTGCAACCACAGAAAATCCTTCATTCGAAGTGATTTCACCGCTGCTTTCAAGATGCAGGGTATATATACTTGAAGACCTTTCAGAAGATGAGCTTATGCTTCTTGCTGAAAATGCGCTTACAAAAGATGAAGAGCTTAAACAGCTGAAAATAGATATACAGGATAAAAAACTGCTGCTGCAGTTTTCAGGCGGTGATGCAAGGAGGCTTCTTAACGGGCTTGACCTTGCGGTAAGATCAACCGCACCGGACTCCAGCGGAATAATAAACATTACAAATGATGTTCTGAAGGAAGCATACCAGAAAAATTACATAAGGTATGATAAGGACGCTGAGGAGCATTACAATATTATATCGGCATTCATAAAAAGCATACGTGGCAGTGACCCCGATGCGGCGGTTTACTGGCTGGCAAGAATGTTAAAAGGCGGCGAAGATCCAAAATTCATAGCTCGCAGGATGGTTGTACTTGCATCGGAGGATATTGGCAATGCTGATCCGTACGGGCTTATAATGGCAACATCAGCATTTACAGCAATCGATTACATCGGTATGCCTGAAGCGCAGCTTGTGCTGGCACAGGCTGCAACTTACTTAGCCAGCGCGCCAAAGAGCAATGCTTCTTACCTGGCAATTAGTAAGGCAAAGGAAGATGTTGATTTAACCGGGGAGCTTGGTGTGCCGTTACATCTTCGTAATGCTCCCACAAAGCTGATGAAGAACCTGGACTACGGGAAGGAGTATAAATATTCCCATGATTACGAGGGACATTTTACAGAGCAGCAATACCTGCCTGAAGAATTAAAGGATAAAGTTTATTATAAACCTGCCGGCATTGGTGAAGAAGCAAGGATCCTTGAAAGACTTATAAACTGGTGGAAAAATAAAAAGAGGTGA
- a CDS encoding ROK family protein, producing MITLETKRKKTEYAIGIDLGGTYIKSAIVDSAGKIIKHYKTETYSEISPKKVLSQIEKCIDFLKKDFKKEIVGIGIGAPGIVTNGVMKYPPNFKGWKEVNLAKHFEKKYKTEAIADNDANCAGLAELKFGHGAKYKNFIFLTLGTGIGGAMIIDGRIYRGEQNGAGEFGMMTINYNGPECLGGNRGSVEAHLGRNYFLEQNKKEIIKLGKNVDFADISRMALKGNKTAKKLLNLYGFYLGVAVTNYFNLMDIRTAILGGGISNAYKSFIGEVNKTIKQRSIKTIRNKFRVLRSTINNNAGVLGAAALIFE from the coding sequence ATGATAACACTTGAAACAAAAAGGAAAAAAACAGAATATGCCATTGGTATAGATCTTGGCGGTACTTATATAAAATCAGCTATAGTTGATTCAGCAGGAAAGATAATTAAGCATTATAAAACAGAAACATATTCTGAAATATCCCCGAAGAAGGTTTTAAGCCAGATAGAAAAATGTATCGACTTCCTTAAAAAGGATTTTAAGAAAGAAATTGTCGGAATCGGTATCGGAGCACCCGGAATTGTGACTAACGGAGTGATGAAGTATCCCCCAAACTTTAAAGGATGGAAGGAAGTCAATTTAGCGAAACATTTCGAGAAGAAATATAAGACTGAAGCGATAGCCGATAATGACGCTAATTGCGCGGGACTTGCCGAGCTGAAATTCGGGCATGGGGCAAAATATAAAAATTTCATCTTCTTAACGCTTGGCACGGGAATCGGCGGAGCTATGATAATTGACGGCAGGATTTACCGTGGAGAGCAGAACGGCGCGGGTGAATTTGGTATGATGACGATAAATTATAACGGTCCTGAGTGTCTAGGCGGGAACCGCGGTTCAGTAGAAGCGCATTTGGGCAGAAATTATTTCCTTGAGCAGAACAAAAAAGAGATTATAAAGCTTGGCAAAAATGTTGATTTCGCTGATATCAGCCGTATGGCTTTAAAGGGTAACAAGACAGCAAAAAAACTGTTAAATTTGTACGGATTTTACCTTGGGGTAGCTGTAACAAATTATTTCAATTTGATGGATATCCGCACTGCAATTTTGGGCGGGGGAATTTCGAATGCATATAAAAGCTTTATAGGTGAGGTAAATAAAACCATTAAACAAAGAAGTATAAAAACAATAAGGAATAAATTCAGAGTTTTGCGCTCAACAATAAATAATAATGCCGGCGTACTTGGAGCGGCGGCTTTGATATTTGAATAA
- a CDS encoding enoyl-CoA hydratase/isomerase family protein produces the protein MGLKNILYKVEGGIAEIVLNRPEKMNSLDEELIHDLGDMLKDFSVNEEVKVVVITGAEGNFCSGLYLDYLQKISEYDILQNKDDSRKFKNMLLNVYNCSKPVIARVQGYCLAGGCGIASACDIIIADETAKFGYTEVKIGFIPAIVMLFLLKRVPESHAKDLLLTARMINADDAYRMGFINHYVHSTELDAKVNEVCQMLMKNSGTSLKLTKEMFTNISGMDFEKALEYACDLNAVTRMTPDCKNGVAKFLSKNKQ, from the coding sequence ATGGGATTAAAAAACATACTGTATAAAGTCGAAGGCGGTATCGCCGAAATTGTGCTTAACCGCCCGGAGAAAATGAATTCACTTGATGAAGAGCTTATCCACGATCTGGGCGATATGCTTAAGGATTTTTCAGTTAACGAAGAAGTAAAAGTAGTTGTAATTACCGGCGCTGAAGGGAATTTCTGTTCAGGGCTTTACCTTGATTACCTGCAGAAGATATCAGAGTACGATATTCTTCAGAACAAGGATGATTCCCGTAAGTTCAAGAACATGCTGCTGAATGTTTATAACTGCTCTAAGCCTGTAATTGCAAGGGTACAGGGCTACTGCCTGGCGGGCGGCTGCGGAATTGCTTCTGCATGTGATATTATTATTGCCGATGAGACCGCGAAATTCGGCTACACCGAAGTTAAGATCGGGTTTATTCCCGCAATTGTGATGCTGTTTCTTCTTAAACGCGTACCGGAATCACACGCAAAAGACCTTTTGCTGACTGCAAGAATGATAAACGCTGATGATGCATACAGGATGGGTTTTATTAATCATTATGTTCACTCCACAGAGCTTGACGCAAAAGTTAATGAAGTTTGCCAGATGCTGATGAAAAACTCCGGGACTTCGCTTAAGCTGACTAAAGAAATGTTCACGAACATAAGCGGTATGGATTTTGAAAAAGCACTTGAATATGCATGTGACCTTAATGCTGTTACAAGGATGACACCCGATTGTAAGAACGGGGTAGCGAAATTTTTGAGTAAGAACAAACAGTAA
- a CDS encoding DUF2461 domain-containing protein, with the protein MLHKSTIDFLKKLKKNNNRDWFNANKKLYEDARYDFEVFVFELIQKIAEFDETVSGLEPKDCMFRIYKDVRFSKDKTPYKTNFGAAINKGGRKLSIAGYYLHISPDEYFLGSGLYMPSPEKLLAVRNSIAAKSAKFKSIVESKEFKKNFGKLWGGDTLKTVPKGFDKEHPMAEYLKLKSFICDHVVKEDKALSKNYGDYIAKIFKAAKPFNDFLNDAIGAG; encoded by the coding sequence ATGTTACACAAAAGTACAATAGATTTTTTAAAGAAGCTTAAGAAAAATAATAACCGCGACTGGTTCAACGCGAACAAGAAGTTATATGAAGACGCACGGTATGATTTTGAGGTGTTTGTATTTGAGCTGATACAGAAAATAGCGGAGTTTGATGAGACGGTCTCCGGGCTGGAGCCTAAGGACTGTATGTTCAGGATATACAAAGATGTGAGATTTTCAAAGGATAAGACGCCATACAAGACAAACTTCGGTGCGGCAATAAATAAAGGCGGCAGGAAACTTTCGATCGCAGGGTATTATTTGCATATCAGTCCCGATGAATATTTTTTAGGCAGCGGTTTATATATGCCTTCCCCTGAAAAACTTTTAGCTGTAAGAAACAGTATTGCTGCAAAATCTGCAAAATTCAAAAGTATAGTTGAAAGCAAAGAGTTTAAGAAGAATTTCGGAAAATTATGGGGCGGTGATACTCTTAAGACAGTGCCGAAAGGATTTGATAAAGAGCACCCGATGGCTGAATATCTGAAGCTAAAGAGTTTTATTTGTGATCATGTAGTGAAGGAAGATAAAGCGCTTTCAAAAAACTATGGTGATTATATAGCGAAGATATTTAAGGCTGCCAAGCCATTCAATGATTTTTTAAATGATGCGATTGGTGCGGGGTAG
- the rocF gene encoding arginase: protein MALVNSSKRLKKKIGIVGFPMDLGADRRGVDMGPSALRYAHVQQKLENMGYSVKDFGDIFIEGSETQRIRNPKLKFLPEIIRSSKILSKKVESLLNRNYFPLILGGDHASAIGSIAGIASYCRKNKKTLGVIWIDAHADMNTPETTPSGNIHGMPLAVSLGIGEKRLTRLGGFSPKVLPENTALIGIRDVDPLEAITVKQYRDRGMQVYTMTDVDKQGVTRIIARVLNDFKNEVDHIHISFDLDGVDPDYAGGVGTPVEGGLTYREASVIMEMVADCGCMSSLEMLEVNPILDTKNETSELAVDFIESALGKSILYE from the coding sequence ATGGCTCTAGTAAATTCATCCAAAAGATTAAAGAAAAAGATCGGAATTGTCGGTTTTCCCATGGATTTAGGCGCCGATAGGCGCGGTGTTGATATGGGACCTTCGGCTCTCCGTTACGCCCACGTTCAGCAGAAACTTGAAAATATGGGATACAGCGTCAAGGATTTTGGTGATATTTTCATCGAAGGTTCAGAAACCCAGCGCATCAGAAATCCGAAGCTTAAGTTCCTTCCTGAAATTATCCGTTCATCAAAAATTCTCTCAAAAAAAGTGGAATCACTTTTGAACAGGAATTATTTCCCGCTGATATTAGGCGGTGACCATGCCTCGGCAATAGGCAGCATTGCTGGTATTGCGAGTTACTGCCGCAAGAACAAAAAAACTCTCGGGGTAATATGGATTGACGCACATGCAGATATGAACACACCCGAAACAACACCCTCAGGAAATATTCACGGAATGCCGCTTGCAGTATCGCTTGGCATCGGTGAAAAAAGGCTGACGCGGCTCGGTGGATTTTCACCGAAAGTGCTTCCTGAAAACACGGCATTGATAGGCATCAGGGATGTTGACCCGCTTGAAGCTATTACTGTTAAACAATACAGGGATAGAGGCATGCAGGTATACACTATGACTGATGTTGATAAGCAGGGTGTTACCAGAATTATTGCCAGGGTACTTAATGATTTTAAAAATGAGGTTGACCATATTCATATCAGCTTTGATCTGGACGGCGTTGACCCCGATTACGCGGGCGGAGTAGGAACTCCCGTAGAAGGCGGATTGACTTACCGCGAAGCATCGGTAATTATGGAAATGGTTGCAGACTGCGGCTGCATGAGCTCGCTGGAAATGCTTGAGGTGAATCCTATACTTGATACAAAGAACGAAACATCAGAGCTTGCGGTTGATTTCATCGAATCAGCCTTGGGTAAATCAATTTTATATGAGTAA
- the rlmN gene encoding 23S rRNA (adenine(2503)-C(2))-methyltransferase RlmN, giving the protein MKNKKPFLFDLTLNELTGIITELGEPVYRAKQVYEQVYSKGVSSFEKMNGLPKTLREKLTEIVDTTHLTVQIDKLSSDNHTRKILFGLPDGAQVETVLMGYNIRRTACISTQAGCALGCTFCATGQGGLQRNISSGEIVEQVMFFERELRKKNDKLTNLVFMGMGEPFANYNEVMNAVDTLTDPNGFNFGARRITISTVGLVPYIDKFAMEQSQVNLAVSLHAATDELRETMLPVNKRYPIKELIKSCRNYVNSTHRRISFEWALIENVNDTKEQAEALAGLLKGMLCHVNFIPLNPTKGYGGHESKRMRISRFMKILDDAGIPNTLRIRRGIDINAGCGQLRQETAEK; this is encoded by the coding sequence ATGAAAAATAAGAAACCATTCCTTTTTGACCTTACATTAAATGAGCTGACTGGAATAATTACAGAGCTTGGCGAGCCCGTTTACAGGGCGAAGCAGGTGTATGAGCAGGTTTACAGCAAGGGTGTAAGCTCATTTGAAAAAATGAACGGGCTTCCAAAAACCTTACGCGAAAAACTTACTGAAATAGTTGATACAACGCACTTAACCGTACAGATAGATAAGCTTTCAAGCGATAACCACACACGCAAGATACTTTTCGGGCTGCCCGACGGCGCACAGGTTGAAACCGTGCTGATGGGCTACAATATCCGAAGAACTGCGTGTATTTCAACCCAGGCAGGATGCGCGCTTGGCTGCACATTCTGCGCAACGGGACAGGGCGGCCTGCAGCGCAATATTTCATCAGGTGAAATTGTTGAGCAGGTTATGTTCTTTGAGCGCGAGCTTCGCAAAAAGAATGATAAGCTAACAAACCTGGTGTTTATGGGTATGGGTGAGCCGTTTGCAAACTACAACGAGGTGATGAATGCAGTAGATACGCTTACCGATCCCAATGGTTTTAATTTCGGCGCGCGAAGGATTACTATCAGTACAGTCGGCCTTGTACCGTACATAGATAAATTTGCAATGGAGCAAAGCCAGGTAAACCTGGCGGTATCATTGCATGCGGCTACTGATGAGCTGAGGGAAACTATGCTTCCTGTAAATAAACGATATCCTATAAAAGAGCTTATAAAATCCTGTAGAAATTATGTGAACAGCACACACCGCAGGATAAGCTTTGAATGGGCATTAATAGAAAATGTTAACGATACGAAGGAGCAGGCAGAAGCGCTGGCGGGATTGCTAAAGGGAATGTTATGCCATGTGAATTTTATTCCGCTGAATCCGACAAAAGGCTATGGCGGGCATGAATCCAAAAGGATGCGTATATCCAGATTTATGAAGATACTGGATGATGCGGGTATACCCAACACACTGAGGATAAGACGGGGCATTGATATAAATGCCGGCTGCGGCCAGTTACGGCAGGAAACTGCAGAAAAGTAG